Proteins encoded in a region of the Triticum dicoccoides isolate Atlit2015 ecotype Zavitan chromosome 3A, WEW_v2.0, whole genome shotgun sequence genome:
- the LOC119272702 gene encoding uncharacterized protein LOC119272702, with product MPHRSLLARAHSEDDADAAMGDAVAGAVDYRGRPASRAATGGWKSSVFVMAMEIAERFAYKGVAANLITYLTGPLGQPMARAAASIDAWKGVSQMLPLPVACVADAWLGRYRAIVLASILFVVSMGTLSLSSAFHIFRSGGHVAVFYVALYLVALGEGAHKPCAQAFAADQFDEKDPKENVARSSFFNWWYFGMCAGTAVTTMVSSYVQDNVGWGLGFGIPCIVILVSLAVFLIGTPSYRYYTTKEPSPVARVGKALLVLIKSWRSKHRTNPASGKVEAHKNSDEDLVEEVRSVFRLLPIWASCIIYAIIFSQTSTFFTKQAATLDRRIGPNFKVPPAALQTFISVSIVAFIPVYDRLFVPLARRYTGRPTGITMLQRVGAGLSLSLVAVVLSALVEMKRLAVARDAGLLDAPKASHLPMTLWWMVPQYVLIGVSDVFAMIGLQEFFYDQVPDAVRSLGLALFLSIFGVGHLLSSFLISVIDRATARRGASWFSNNLNRAHLDYFYWLLAGLCVVELVAFFFFSRAYVYKKKSDDGDYRGGDADATLVESKSLTGSTGVCLRPAERSTSQNSLSDGEGMDSGALLPPGEPSTNGKSGGRGGWPAALFLIVVEFVERVGFYGVQGNLITYLTGPLGLSTASAAAGVNAWAGTASMLPLLGALAADSWIGRYRAIVAAGVLYLVSFGMLTVSSMVPPRQPQPAASPPRAAFFYATIYVVALAQGFHKPNAQALGADQFPRSSPDSIASRSSFFNWLHFSMSWGFIVAVVALSYVQDNVGWAAGFGVCWAMMLVSLSMFLLGTGTYRVTEQPRDRRALARLTKTLAATARTWTDMVFRRSDGAMDGECLLRPKEQEGKGVMVKLLPIWMTSVVYAMVVVQVSTLFTKQGSTMDRRIGAATGLVVPPAALQSFVGLAIIASVPIYDRAFVPLARRVTKHPSGITMLQRIGAGMAIASVAMAVAALVEAARLRAARDAGLVDSPGMAVPMSLWWMVPQYVLLGLANVFTMVGLEEFFYDQVPDALRSVGLALCMSIMGVGNYASGMLVSAIDWATRRTGESWFSDNLNRAHLDYFYWVLAGVAALEVLVFLYFSRRYDYTDKRELVT from the exons ATGCCTCATCGGAGCCTGCTCGCCCGCGCACACTCGGAAGACGACGCAGACGCCGCCATGGGGGACGCCGTCGCTGGCGCCGTCGACTACCGCGGCCGGcccgcctcccgcgccgccaccgGCGGCTGGAAGTCCTCGGTGTTCGTCATGG CAATGGAGATCGCCGAGCGGTTCGCGTACAAGGGCGTGGCGGCGAACCTCATCACGTACCTCACGGGGCCGCTGGGCCAGCccatggcgcgcgcggcggcgtccatCGACGCGTGGAAGGGCGTCTCCCAGATGCTGCCGCTGCCGGTGGCCTGCGTCGCCGACGCCTGGCTCGGCCGCTACCGGGCCATCGTCCTCGCCTCCATCCTCTTCGTCGTG AGCATGGGCACGCTGTCGCTGTCGTCGGCGTTCCACATCTTCCGCTCCGGCGGCCACGTGGCCGTCTTCTACGTCGCGCTCTACCTGGTGGCGCTGGGCGAGGGCGCGCACAAGCCCTGCGCGCAGGCGTTCGCGGCCGACCAGTTCGACGAGAAGGACCCCAAGGAGAACGTGGCAAGGAGCTccttcttcaactggtggtactTCGGCATGTGCGCCGGCACCGCCGTCACCACCATGGTCTCCAGCTACGTCCAGGACAACGTCGGCTGGGGCCTCGGCTTCGGTATCCCCTGCATCGTCATCCTCGTCTCCCTCGCCGTCTTCCTCATTGGCACCCCCTCCTACCGCTACTACACCACCAAGGAGCCCAGCCCCGTCGCCCGCGTCGGCAAGGCGCTCCTGGTGCTGATCAAGAGCTGGAGATCGAAGCACCGTACCAA TCCGGCGAGCGGCAAGGTGGAGGCCCATAAGAACTCCGACGAGGACCTCGTGGAGGAGGTGAGGAGCGTCTTCCGCCTGCTGCCCATCTGGGCCTCCTGCATAATCTACGCCATCATCTTCTCCcagacctccaccttcttcaccaagcaGGCGGCCACGCTGGACCGCCGGATCGGCCCCAACTTCAAGGTGCCGCCGGCGGCGCTGCAGACCTTCATCAGCGTCAGCATCGTGGCCTTCATCCCGGTCTACGACCGTCTCTTCGTGCCGCTCGCGCGCCGCTACACGGGGCGGCCCACGGGCATCACCATGCTGCAGAGGGTCGGCgccggcctctccctctccctcgtcgcCGTCGTGCTCTCGGCGCTCGTGGAGATGAAGCGGCTCGCCGTCGCCAGGGACGCCGGCCTGCTGGACGCCCCCAAGGCTTCTCACCTGCCCATGACGCTCTGGTGGATGGTGCCGCAGTACGTCCTCATCGGCGTCTCCGACGTGTTCGCCATGATCGGCCTCCAGGAGTTCTTCTACGACCAGGTCCCCGACGCCGTGCGCAGCCTCGGCCTCGCGCTCTTCCTCAGCATCTTCGGCGTCGGCCACCTCCTCAGCAGCTTCCTCATCTCCGTCATCGACAGGGCCACGGCCAGGCGCGGCGCCAGCTGGTTCTCCAACAACCTCAACCGCGCGCACCTCGACTACTTCTACTGGCTGCTCGCCGGGCTCTGCGTCGTCGAGCTcgtcgccttcttcttcttctcgcgagcctatgtctacaagaagaagagcgACGATGGCGATTACAGGGGAGGTGATGCTGATGCTACATTGGTG GAAAGTAAAAGTCTAACTGGTAGTACTG GAGTGTGTTTAAGGCCTGCCGAACGTAGCACTTCGCAAAATTCCCTCTCAGACGGGGAAGGAATGGACTCCGGCGCGCTCCTGCCTCCGGGTGAGCCGTCAACCAACGGCAAATCCGGCGGCCGCGGCGGATGGCCAGCCGCACTCTTCCTGATAG TGGTGGAGTTCGTGGAGCGCGTCGGCTTCTACGGCGTGCAGGGCAACCTGATCACGTACCTCACCGGCCCGCTGGGTCTGTCCACCGCGTCGGCCGCGGCCGGCGTGAACGCCTGGGCCGGCACCGCGTCGATGCTGCCGCTGCTCGGCGCGCTCGCCGCCGACTCCTGGATCGGCCGGTACCGGGCCATCGTGGCCGCCGGCGTCCTCTACCTCGTG AGCTTTGGGATGCTGACGGTCTCATCCATGGTGCCACCACGTCAACCTCAACCAGCGGCATCCCCTCCCCGCGCGGCGTTCTTCTACGCCACGATCTACGTGGTGGCGCTGGCGCAGGGCTTCCACAAGCCCAACGCGCAGGCCCTAGGCGCGGACCAGTTCCCCCGGAGCTCCCCGGACAGCATCGCGTCCCGGAGCTCTTTCTTCAACTGGCTCCACTTCTCCATGTCGTGGGGCTTCATCGTCGCCGTCGTCGCGCTGAGCTACGTGCAGGACAACGTCGGCTGGGCCGCCGGGTTCGGCGTGTGCTGGGCCATGATGCTCGTGTCCCTGTCCATGTTCTTGCTCGGCACGGGCACGTACCGTGTCACGGAGCAGCCGCGCGACCGCCGTGCTCTCGCGCGGCTCACGAAAACGTTGGCTGCCACGGCGCGTACATGGACGGACATGGTCTTTCGCCGCAGCGACGGCGCCATGGACGGTGAATG TTTACTGAGGCCAAAAGAGCAGGAAGGCAAGGGGGTCATGGTGAAGCTGCTTCCGATATGGATGACCAGCGTCGTGTACGCAATGGTGGTCGTGCAGGTGTCCACTCTGTTCACCAAGCAGGGCAGCACCATGGACCGGCGCATCGGCGCGGCCACAGGCCTAGTCGTGCCCCCGGCGGCGCTGCAGAGCTTCGTCGGCCTCGCCATCATCGCCTCCGTCCCCATCTACGACCGCGCCTTCGTGCCCCTCGCTCGGCGCGTCACCAAGCACCCCTCCGGGAtcaccatgctccagcgcatcggcGCCGGCATGGCCATCGCGTCCGTCGCCATGGCCGTGGCAGCGCTCGTGGAAGCCGCGCGCCTCCGCGCGGCGAGGGACGCCGGCCTGGTCGACAGTCCGGGGATGGCGGTGCCGATGAGCCTGTGGTGGATGGTGCCGCAGTACGTGCTGCTGGGCCTCGCCAACGTGTTCACCATGGTGGGCCTGGAGGAGTTCTTCTACGACCAGGTGCCCGACGCGCTCCGGAGCGTGGGGCTCGCGCTCTGCATGAGCATCATGGGCGTGGGGAACTACGCCAGCGGCATGCTCGTCTCGGCGATCGACTGGGCGACGAGGCGCACCGGGGAGAGCTGGTTCTCGGACAACCTCAACCGCGCGCACCTCGACTATTTCTACTGGGTTCTGGCCGGGGTCGCCGCTCTGGAGGTGCTCGTTTTTTTGTATTTCTCCAGGAGATACGACTACACTGACAAACGCGAGCTTGTAACGTAG